One segment of Carassius auratus strain Wakin chromosome 2, ASM336829v1, whole genome shotgun sequence DNA contains the following:
- the LOC113115589 gene encoding rho guanine nucleotide exchange factor 4-like isoform X7, with protein MGFQDADITVQLISDGSVCAEALWDHVTMDDQELGFKAGDVIEVVDATNKEWWWGRVLDSEGWFPASFVRLRVNQDEPMDEYLAHLDVASEGGGASMGDPLGPGLPCKEQMRANVINEIMSTERDYIKHLKDICEGYIKQCRKRTDMFTEEQLRTIFGNIDELYRFQKKFLKALEKKFNKDHPHLSEIGSCFLEQQTNFQIYSEYCNNHPNACVQISKLMKIKKYVFFFEACRLLQKMIDISLDGFLLTPVQKICKYPLQLAELLKYTNPQHRDYKDVEAALNAMKNVARLINERKRRLENIDKIAQWQSSIEDWEGEDILSRSSDLIFSGDLTKISQPQAKGQQRMFFLFDHQLVFCKKDLLRRDMLYYKGRLDMDQMQVVDVEDGKDKDFNASVKNALKLCSPGGEEVHLLCAKKPEQKQRWLRAFADEREQVQHDLETGFTITDVQKKQAMLNASKSHPTGKPKAVTRPYYDFLLRQKHPNLPTSLPQQQVIMLAEPKRKTSNFWHNIGRLTPFKK; from the exons ATGGGTTTTCAGGATGCAGACATCACAGTGCAG CTGATCAGTGATGGCAGTGTGTGTGCCGAGGCTCTATGGGACCATGTCACCATGGACGACCAAGAGCTGGGCTTCAAAGCTGGAGACGTCATCGAAGTAGTGGACGCCACAAACAAGGAGTGGTGGTGGGGCCGGGTGCTGGACAGCGAGGGCTGGTTCCCCGCCAGCTTCGTTCGG TTACGGGTGAATCAAGATGAGCCCATGGACGAGTACTTAGCCCATCTGGACGTTGCCTCGGAAGGGGGTGGGGCCAGCATGGGGGACCCCTTAGGGCCCGGTCTGCCCTGCAAGGAGCAGATGAGAGCCAACGTCATCAATGAGATCATGAGCACAGAGAGGGATTACATCAAACATCTAAAGGACATCTGTGAG GGCTATATAAAACAGTGTCGGAAGAGGACAGACATGTTTACAGAGGAGCAACTGCGCACTATCTTTGGGAACATTGATGAGCTCTACCGCTTCCAGAAGAAGTTCCTCAAAGCCTTGGAGAAGAAATTTAACAAAGACCACCCTCACCTCAGCGAGATTGGCTCCTGCTTCTTAGAGCAG CAAACAAACTTCCAGATCTACTCCGAGTATTGCAACAACCACCCCAATGCCTGCGTGCAGATCTCCAAACTGATGAAGATCAAGAAGTACGTGTTCTTCTTTGAGGCATGTCGTCTGCTCCAGAAGATGATCGACATTTCCTTGGATGGATTCTTGCTTACTCCTGTTCAGAAGATCTGCAAGTATCCCCTGCAGCTGGCTGAACTGCTGAAGTACACCAACCCACAGCACAG aGATTATAAGGATGTGGAAGCTGCCTTAAACGCAATGAAGAACGTGGCCCGACTGATCAATGAGAGAAAGAGGCGTCTGGAGAATATTGACAAAATTGCTCAGTGGCAGAGCTCCATAGAGGACTGGGAG GGCGAAGACATCTTGAGCAGGAGCTCCGATCTGATTTTCTCAGGAGACCTGACCAAGATCTCCCAGCCACAGGCCAAGGGCCAGCAGCGAATGTTCTTTCTCTTTGACCACCAACTGGTTTTCTGTAAAAAG GATCTGCTTCGGAGGGACATGCTGTATTACAAGGGGCGGTTAGACATGGATCAGATGCAAGTGGTGGATGTAGAGGACGGGAAGGATAAGGACTTTAACGCGAGTGTGAAGAATGCATTGAAATTATGTTCTCCTGGGGGAGAGGAGGTCCACCTTCTGTGTGCCAAGAAACCCGAGCAGAAGCAGCGCTGGCTGCGAGCCTTTGCAGACGAACGGGAACAGGTCCAGCATGACCTCGAGACAG GTTTTACGATCACAGATGTCCAGAAGAAGCAGGCCATGCTGAATGCATCTAAAAGTCACCCAACAGGGAAGCCCAAAG CTGTGACCAGGCCCTACTATGACTTCCTGCTGCGTCAGAAGCACCCAAATCTTCCCACCTCCCTGCCCCAGCAGCAGGTCATCATGCTGGCCGAACCCAAACGCAAGACCTCCAATTTCTGGCACAATATCGGACGCTTGACACCGTTCAAAAAATGA